A stretch of the Aegilops tauschii subsp. strangulata cultivar AL8/78 chromosome 4, Aet v6.0, whole genome shotgun sequence genome encodes the following:
- the LOC109742616 gene encoding oxalate oxidase 2-like, protein MGYSKNLGAGLFAMLLLAPAVLASDPDPLQDFCVADLNGKAVSVNGHPCKPLLEAGVDFLFSSKLAKAGNTSTPNGSAVTELDVAEWPGTNTLGVSMNRVDFAPGGTNPPHIHPRGTEIGMVMKGELLVAGETFLIPRGLMHFQFNVGKTDAYMVVSFNSQNPGIVFVPLTLFGSNPPIPTPVLTKALRVEAGVVELLKSKFAGGS, encoded by the coding sequence ATGGGTTACTCCAAAAACCTAGGGGCTGGCCTGTTTGCCATGCTGCTCCTTGCTCCGGCCGTCCTGGCCTCGGACCCTGACCCTCTCCAGGACTTCTGCGTTGCCGACCTCAACGGCAAGGCGGTCTCGGTGAACGGGCATCCATGCAAACCCTTGTTAGAGGCCGGCGTCGACTTCCTCTTCTCGTCCAAGCTGGCCAAGGCCGGCAACACGTCCACCCCGAATGGCTCGGCTGTGACGGAGCTCGACGTGGCCGAGTGGCCCGGTACGAACACGCTGGGTGTGTCCATGAACCGCGTGGACTTCGCGCCGGGAGGCACCAACCCGCCTCACATCCACCCGCGCGGGACCGAGATCGGCATGGTGATGAAAGGTGAGCTCCTCGTTGCTGGAGAGACGTTCCTCATCCCGCGCGGGCTCATGCACTTCCAGTTCAACGTTGGTAAGACGGATGCCTACATGGTTGTCTCCTTCAACAGCCAGAACCCCGGCATCGTCTTCGTGCCGCTCACGCTCTTCGGTTCCAACCCGCCAATCCCCACGCCGGTGCTCACCAAGGCGCTAAGGGTGGAGGCCGGGGTCGTCGAACTTCTCAAGTCCAAGTTCGCTGGTGGGTCTTAA